ATTTTTAGAGTAATGTATTCGCTGCAATCGTTAGTTATTTGATCATCTTCTGCTAAGTATTTCAAAACATATACTAAAAATTGATGTAATTGTATCATTTCATCTTTATACATAACTATCTAACCTATAAAAATTAACTATTCTGTTAGTTAATGATAAATTATATGAAATTATAATTTATTACTCACTTTTTTCTAATAAGGATATATTTATTTTAATCCTATTTAAATATTGCATCACATTTATGCTACAATTTTTGTAGCATCAATTTTTTTATAAAGTGAATTTGATATTATTTGAGATTTACATTGAATTCATTTGTTTCAATGATTTTTGGCAGTCTTCCGATGCTTCCGATATTGTTTTCGCATATCAATAAGATTCCTTCAAAATACTCTCTGTAGTTTTCTGCAGTTTCCAATGCATTAGATACTTTTTCTTCGGAGTTTTTACCGTTAACTTCATTGGCTATTCTTGTTGCAAGTCCATCAGCCACTGAAGGTGATTTGGATATTACTGTAACGCTGTCTGATTTTCCAAAACTTATTGAATGTCCAATTTTGCCTGATGATGTGCAGATTCCCAGAGGTTTTTTTCTTGCCTTTAGTTTAAAAGCAATATCATTTCCGAGAATTTCATTATTCGAATATATTCCGCATAAGACGGTGCTGTCATTTATAAGTGCAATGTCTCCGCCATTTTCAACAATGGAATATTTTGAATCGTTTTCAATCAGATAATTAAGTGACAGTTCAGATATTGTCCCGGCGACACATGCCATCGGACCAACATCACAAATATCTGATGAAAAATACATCTTTTGGATGATTGCAGGTAAATTATCTTCATTTACTTTAATTGGCTCTAGTGATAGCTGGAATAATTTATTTTTTCGGATATATGTTTTCAAATCAAATCGGATATCGTAAATGTATTTCTTAAGGCGCTGATTATTCAGGTCAGTCGTTAATCTGATATGTGTTTCTTCAATATTGATTTGTTCAAAATACATATTTCTTATTATTAATTAAGTTTTTATTAAATTTTTTTGTATTCTGCTCAGTAATACAGTATAACAGCCTTTTATTTACTTTTAAACAAAAAAACTTAAAAACATTTATATATAATATTTAATTATTATTATATGTAAAAATCAATTATAACTATTGTGATATTGTGAAATCATTTGAATTTTTATCTATTGAACGTGAAGAAAAACCAAGAAATTGTGGAATAACAATGGTTCTTGACAAAGGTTTGGGACTTGAAACAGCTGAAAGCCTAATGAATATTTCAGGAGAATATGTTGATTATCTCAAATTTGGATGGGGAACCTCTATTGTCCATGAACGGGATATTATCAAAGCAAAAGTGGAAATGTACAAAAATCATCAAATAACTCCTTACACTGGAGGGACATTATTTGAACTAGCATACAGGTCAAAAAAATTGGAGGATTTTTTTGCTGAAGCACATGATTTGGGTTTTCCTGCCATTGAAATATCCGATGGATCTGTAGACATTCCACATGAAGAAAAATTGGAATGTATAGAACTTGCAAAAAGCAATGGATTTGAAGTATTGTCTGAAGTGGGTAAAAAAGACCCTAACTTGGATAAGGAACTAACTCTTGATGAAAGAGTTCAGTATATGCAGGAAGAATTGGACTCAGGATCTTCTTTGATTATTGTAGAAGCAAGGGAAGGCGGAAAAAATATTGGAATATTCGATAAATCCGGAAATGCAAAAGAGGATGAAATCGATTATATACTTGATAACTTTGATGGAAATAAAATATTATGGGAAGCTCCTAATAAAGACCAGCAGGTATTTTTCATATTGAAACTTGGAAATACGGTTAATTTGGGAAATGTCTCAAGTGATGATATAACTTCCCTTGAAACCTTAAGACGGGGTCTTAGGGGAGACACAGTAGGTAAAATTGATTAATTGAAATAAACTCGGGCACAGTTTTATTTTAAAAAACCTATAGAAGGTTGATAAATTGACAAACAGGACTATTGGTCAAATAAATGAAAAAATTGAGAATGACGAAGCAAATATCTACACAGCGGAAGAGTTTAAAAAACTCATAAAGAATGATGACACACCAAGTTACGATGATGTTGATGTAGTTACTTGCGGAACCTGTGGGGTAATGAGCGGAACAGCGGCAATACTTAATTTTATAATTTCTGAACCTGGTGAATTTATAAGGGCAAATGAAGTTTATTTAAATGGCGTTCCAGCTTATGCAGGTCCGTGTCCCAATGAATGGTTGGGGTCAGTTGATGTGATACTTCATGGTACTGCTCATTCAATCCATGACGAAAACTATGGTGGAGGATTCCTTTTAAAGGATTTGCTTGAAGGAAAATCAATTGATGTAAGAGTAGAAAGTGCAGAAGGTAAAACAATAGAAAATACAATAACTATTGATGATATTACTCGTGGACAAATTATAGGTGCCCGCATGGCATTTAAAAACTATACTGCATTTACAAATCCAAACAAGGATTCAGTAAAATCAATATTTGCAGCAACACCT
The uncultured Methanobrevibacter sp. DNA segment above includes these coding regions:
- a CDS encoding UPF0280 family protein, translating into MYFEQINIEETHIRLTTDLNNQRLKKYIYDIRFDLKTYIRKNKLFQLSLEPIKVNEDNLPAIIQKMYFSSDICDVGPMACVAGTISELSLNYLIENDSKYSIVENGGDIALINDSTVLCGIYSNNEILGNDIAFKLKARKKPLGICTSSGKIGHSISFGKSDSVTVISKSPSVADGLATRIANEVNGKNSEEKVSNALETAENYREYFEGILLICENNIGSIGRLPKIIETNEFNVNLK
- the comA gene encoding phosphosulfolactate synthase encodes the protein MKSFEFLSIEREEKPRNCGITMVLDKGLGLETAESLMNISGEYVDYLKFGWGTSIVHERDIIKAKVEMYKNHQITPYTGGTLFELAYRSKKLEDFFAEAHDLGFPAIEISDGSVDIPHEEKLECIELAKSNGFEVLSEVGKKDPNLDKELTLDERVQYMQEELDSGSSLIIVEAREGGKNIGIFDKSGNAKEDEIDYILDNFDGNKILWEAPNKDQQVFFILKLGNTVNLGNVSSDDITSLETLRRGLRGDTVGKID